In Oncorhynchus kisutch isolate 150728-3 linkage group LG5, Okis_V2, whole genome shotgun sequence, a genomic segment contains:
- the LOC109891501 gene encoding tubby-related protein 1 produces MEKKSKAKDDKEYDKKTKKDTKKKEPASLFCVNGDKDKSDSKSKKKAAKSDSDDSEPETKSSKPKSKKENANPASMFAAGGDKDKDKGKDKNKDKKKKKAKASESDDSDSEAEKGTKKKKGKGKKKKEERPPSPDIEFDSLEEFVLQPAQQGVTVKCKMTRDKRGMDKGLYPTYYLHLDNEKKVFLLAGRKRKKSTTSNYLISIDPTDLSRGGENFIGKLRSNMMGTKFTVFDNALHPDRALPDMSNARQELAAIIYETNVLGIKGPRRLTVIIPGMGKDSERVPIRPRSDNNGLLMKFQNRKMDNLIELHNKTPTWNDDTASHVLNFNGRVTQASIKNFQIIHSKDEAYIVMQFGRVADDAFTLDYSYPMCAVQAFAIALSSFDGKITCE; encoded by the exons ATGGAGAAGAAATCCAAAGCGAAAG ATGACAAAGAGTATGACAAAAAAACGAAGAAAGACACCAAGAAAAAGGAACCGGCTTCTCTGTTCTGTGTAAATGGAGATAAGGATAAGTCAGACTCCAAGAGCAAGAAGAAAG CAGCCAAATCTGATAGTGATGACAGTGAACCAGAAACCAAGTCCAGCAAGCCAAAATCAAAAAAGGAGAACGCCAACCCGGCATCCATGTTCGCAGCAGGGGgagacaaggacaaggacaagggtaaagacaagaacaaagacaagaagaaaaagaaag CCAAAGCATCAGAGAGTGACGATTCTGACTCCGAGGCAGAAAAAGGGACaaaaaagaaaaaaggaaaagggaagaagaagaag gaggagaggcctccaTCCCCGGACATTGAGTTTGACAGCCTGGAGGAGTTTGTCCTGCAGCCAGCCCAGCAGGGGGTGACGGTCAAATGCAAGATGACCCGGGACAAGAGGGGCATGGACAAAGGCTTGTACCccacatattatctccacctcgACAATGAAAAGAAG GTCTTTCTACTGGCTGGGAGAAAACGAAAGAAAAGCACAACCTCCAATTACCTTATCTCCATTGACCCCACAGACTTGTCTAGGGGTGGAGAAAACTTCATTGGAAAGTTGAG GTCCAATATGATGGGCACTAAGTTCACAGTGTTTGACAATGCTCTGCATCCAGACAGAGCTCTACCAGACATGTCCAATGCTCGCCAAGAACTAGCAGCCATCATTTAT GAAACTAATGTCTTGGGAATAAAGGGCCCCAGAAGGTTGACCGTCATCATCCCAGGGATGGGCAAGGACAGTGAACGGGTACCCATCCGACCTCGCAGC GACAACAACGGTTTACTGATGAAGTTCCAGAACAGAAAGATGGACAATCTGATCGAACTCCACAACAAGACCCCCACGTGGAACGACGACACGGCGTCACATGTGCTGAACTTCAACGGCAGGGTCACACAGGCCTCCATCAAGAACTTTCAGATCATCCACAGCAAAGATG AGGCCTATATTGTGATGCAGTTTGGACGAGTAGCAGATGATGCTTTCACTCTGGACTATAGCTACCCCATGTGTGCGGTGCAGGCCTTTGCCATCGCTCTATCCAGCTTTGATGGCAAAATAACCTGCGAATAA